One Candidatus Binatia bacterium genomic window carries:
- a CDS encoding deoxyguanosinetriphosphate triphosphohydrolase produces the protein MTRDELIQFEHQFLAPYAVRSTASRGRDHDEDEHAFRLPFQRDRDRIIHSTAFRRLEYKTQVFVNHEGDYYRTRLTHTMEAAQIARTVAQALRLNQDLAEAIALAHDLGHTPFGHAGERVLHRLMEPYGGFEHNAQSLRIVEVLEERYPQFRGLNLTWEVREGIVKHSLPYDKPLAQRFDPGLSPSLEAQIVDYADEIAYNTHDIDDGLKSGLLELEQLHEVRLWRETFDDIRQRWPEAGFRIWRYQAQRRLIDLFVTDLINATARKLKHEKIDSLAAVRNYAKPIVGFSEELEEKRLELKQFLFANLYRHYRVTRMMVKAQRVMEELFHAYLAEPKLLPPHILGRCEREGETLQRVVCDYIAGMTDRFALEEHRKLFDPDERV, from the coding sequence ATGACCCGTGACGAACTTATCCAATTTGAACATCAGTTCCTTGCTCCGTACGCCGTGCGGAGTACGGCCAGCCGAGGGCGGGATCACGATGAGGATGAACATGCATTTCGGCTTCCGTTCCAAAGAGACCGGGATCGCATCATTCACTCCACCGCGTTTCGCCGTTTGGAGTATAAGACGCAGGTGTTCGTAAACCACGAAGGCGACTATTACCGCACGCGCCTGACCCACACGATGGAAGCGGCGCAAATCGCGCGCACAGTGGCCCAGGCGCTTCGGCTGAACCAGGACCTTGCGGAAGCCATCGCTCTTGCCCACGACCTCGGGCACACTCCATTTGGCCATGCCGGTGAACGGGTCTTGCACCGCCTCATGGAACCTTACGGAGGCTTCGAACACAATGCGCAAAGCCTTCGGATCGTTGAAGTCTTGGAGGAGCGTTACCCTCAGTTTCGGGGGCTCAATCTCACGTGGGAAGTGCGAGAAGGGATCGTGAAGCACTCGCTCCCCTACGATAAGCCATTGGCCCAACGCTTCGATCCCGGGCTGTCTCCTTCCCTCGAAGCACAGATCGTCGATTACGCCGATGAGATCGCGTACAACACCCACGACATCGACGACGGCCTTAAGTCAGGCCTGTTGGAACTGGAGCAACTTCACGAGGTCCGGCTATGGCGCGAAACGTTCGACGATATTCGCCAGCGGTGGCCGGAGGCAGGTTTTCGCATTTGGCGTTATCAGGCTCAGCGCCGTTTGATCGATCTCTTCGTTACCGACTTGATCAACGCCACCGCGCGCAAGCTGAAACATGAGAAGATCGATTCGCTCGCTGCCGTTCGCAACTACGCAAAGCCAATCGTAGGTTTCAGCGAGGAACTGGAAGAGAAGCGCTTGGAGCTCAAACAATTCCTCTTCGCGAACCTGTACCGGCACTACCGGGTAACAAGGATGATGGTGAAGGCCCAGCGTGTCATGGAAGAGTTGTTCCACGCTTATCTCGCCGAGCCCAAGTTGTTGCCCCCGCATATTTTGGGCCGGTGTGAGCGGGAGGGCGAGACGCTCCAGCGCGTCGTTTGCGATTACATCGCGGGCATGACTGATCGTTTTGCTCTCGAGGAGCATCGCAAGCTGTTTGACCCGGACGAGCGGGTCTAG
- a CDS encoding CoA transferase — MVSARPLGGLKIVECGGLVSAAYASKLFADLGAAVIKIEPPWGDPARRRGPFPRGRPDPDASGLFIYLNCNKLGITADLSQPEGRELLQALVRDADLLIHNVPPPRMGRLGLEYEQLARLNPKLVEVSITPFGLTGPLRDYEASDITLWAAGGLAYLNGAGPGSDDLPPLKPFGFQAEFQGALNAAVAGLGALFSRRRSGTGQHVVVSVQQCVASILELTFEYYPYMGLIASRLGQKPIQPLDFFECRDGWIFVCCVEEHQWRQLVALMGHPEWADLEIFADRLSRARNWDALKLLMQEWMSEQSVQDLYHAGQARRIPLAPVSTMGDLLDSKHLAARGFFAVIEQPDVGQTTLPGAPYRLSRTPWQLRRPAPRLGEHNEELRTALERGSLWELAST, encoded by the coding sequence ATGGTGAGCGCGCGTCCCTTGGGAGGCTTAAAAATTGTTGAGTGCGGAGGACTCGTTTCTGCTGCGTACGCCAGTAAGCTCTTCGCCGATCTCGGCGCCGCCGTCATCAAGATCGAGCCGCCCTGGGGTGATCCCGCCCGGCGCCGCGGTCCGTTTCCCCGTGGAAGACCCGATCCCGACGCTAGCGGCCTATTCATATACCTCAATTGCAACAAACTGGGCATCACGGCCGACCTCTCTCAACCCGAAGGCCGAGAGCTGCTCCAGGCCCTTGTGCGCGACGCCGACCTCCTCATCCACAATGTTCCGCCACCACGGATGGGCCGTTTGGGTCTCGAGTACGAACAGCTCGCCCGGCTCAACCCCAAGCTTGTCGAGGTGTCGATTACCCCTTTCGGCTTAACGGGTCCACTCCGCGACTACGAGGCAAGCGACATCACACTTTGGGCCGCTGGCGGATTGGCCTACTTAAACGGTGCCGGTCCTGGCAGCGACGACCTCCCGCCCCTCAAGCCTTTCGGTTTCCAAGCGGAGTTCCAGGGCGCCTTGAATGCTGCGGTTGCCGGGCTCGGTGCGTTGTTCTCACGGCGAAGAAGCGGCACCGGGCAGCATGTAGTTGTTTCCGTCCAACAGTGTGTAGCGTCGATTCTAGAGCTGACGTTCGAGTACTACCCTTACATGGGCTTGATTGCTTCGCGACTCGGGCAAAAGCCCATCCAACCCCTAGACTTCTTCGAATGCCGCGACGGTTGGATTTTTGTTTGTTGTGTAGAAGAGCATCAGTGGCGGCAGCTCGTGGCACTCATGGGCCACCCGGAATGGGCAGATTTGGAAATCTTCGCCGATCGCCTTTCACGGGCTCGCAATTGGGATGCACTCAAGCTGCTCATGCAAGAGTGGATGTCGGAGCAATCGGTGCAAGACCTCTACCACGCGGGCCAAGCGCGCCGCATCCCCCTGGCTCCTGTGTCGACGATGGGCGATCTGCTGGACTCAAAGCATCTCGCTGCGAGAGGTTTCTTCGCGGTCATCGAGCAACCAGATGTGGGGCAAACCACGCTCCCCGGGGCTCCCTATCGCCTCAGTAGGACTCCCTGGCAACTACGCCGGCCAGCTCCACGGCTTGGGGAACACAACGAAGAACTTCGAACTGCCCTGGAGCGAGGAAGTCTATGGGAGCTCGCGTCGACCTGA
- a CDS encoding CoA transferase, which yields MGARVDLKSGFSMKPLAGIRVADFTWVWAGPFCTLQLAHLGAEVIRVESATRPCVTRLLPPWPDGQPGLNRSGYFNQYNQGKLSLALDLKRPEAIEIAKDLVRKSDIVCENFAAGVMERLGLGYDVLRTIRPDLIMISMSGYGATGPEREYVSYGPAQVPLAGLSSLTGYRGYPPMHVGISYGDPTAGLHAAFAVLAALWHREETGEGQLIDLSQWETTISVIPEGIVQYGWDGTQPERNGNRDHCMVPHGIFRCAGEQRWVAIAIRDDAEWERFAAVLDRADLASDPALKTLPGRLQAVDKIEEAVERWTMQRSPREVIAILQSRGIAAFPCYDSRDLAEDEHLRAENFFVELEHPEVGKKLHMGIPWKMSGSPCWVERPAPLLGEHTDYVLRSILGYNEEHIEALRASGVLR from the coding sequence ATGGGAGCTCGCGTCGACCTGAAAAGTGGCTTCAGTATGAAACCGCTTGCCGGCATCCGGGTGGCAGATTTCACATGGGTATGGGCCGGCCCGTTTTGCACTCTTCAGCTTGCGCATCTTGGGGCGGAGGTGATCCGCGTCGAGAGCGCCACTCGCCCGTGTGTGACGCGTTTGCTGCCACCATGGCCAGATGGTCAACCAGGCCTGAATCGCAGCGGGTACTTCAACCAGTACAACCAGGGCAAACTCAGCCTTGCTCTGGATTTAAAGCGCCCAGAGGCGATCGAAATCGCCAAGGATCTGGTGAGGAAATCCGACATTGTTTGCGAAAACTTTGCCGCGGGGGTCATGGAGCGCCTCGGGCTGGGTTACGATGTCCTCCGCACGATCCGCCCAGATCTCATTATGATTTCCATGTCGGGTTACGGTGCCACGGGTCCGGAACGAGAGTACGTGTCTTACGGCCCGGCACAGGTCCCACTTGCAGGGCTTTCGTCACTCACCGGGTATCGCGGCTATCCACCCATGCATGTCGGCATTTCCTACGGTGACCCCACAGCGGGGTTGCATGCGGCTTTCGCGGTCTTGGCTGCCCTGTGGCATCGGGAGGAAACTGGCGAAGGGCAACTGATCGACCTGTCGCAGTGGGAGACAACGATCAGCGTGATCCCTGAAGGGATCGTGCAGTACGGGTGGGACGGTACACAGCCAGAGAGAAATGGGAATCGAGATCACTGTATGGTTCCGCATGGGATATTCCGCTGCGCCGGAGAGCAGCGCTGGGTCGCGATTGCGATTCGCGACGACGCCGAATGGGAGCGCTTTGCGGCGGTGCTAGATCGTGCAGATCTCGCCTCAGACCCCGCTTTGAAAACGTTGCCGGGTCGGTTGCAAGCGGTGGATAAGATCGAGGAGGCTGTCGAGCGGTGGACGATGCAACGGTCCCCTCGGGAGGTTATAGCAATTCTCCAAAGTCGAGGAATTGCGGCCTTTCCTTGCTACGACAGTCGCGATCTTGCCGAGGACGAGCACTTGCGCGCTGAGAACTTCTTTGTCGAACTCGAGCACCCGGAGGTCGGCAAGAAGCTGCACATGGGTATTCCATGGAAAATGTCTGGCTCGCCATGCTGGGTCGAGCGCCCAGCTCCATTGCTCGGGGAACACACCGACTATGTGCTCCGCAGCATCTTGGGCTACAACGAAGAGCACATTGAAGCCCTGCGGGCCTCTGGAGTGCTGCGATGA
- a CDS encoding DUF5658 family protein, whose protein sequence is MITYQASWGERTLHDLFLLNVALQLFDGVATYQGLRLGFQEANPLLRATFQLLGVENTLLLFKAHACGLLFLLHRYRQHRVIQFALATVALVHVLFSFLPWTIKLLSAVS, encoded by the coding sequence ATGATCACATATCAAGCGAGCTGGGGAGAGCGGACGCTCCACGACCTTTTCCTGCTCAATGTGGCGCTCCAGCTTTTCGATGGAGTGGCGACTTATCAGGGCCTACGGCTTGGGTTTCAGGAGGCCAATCCCCTTTTGCGCGCAACGTTTCAGTTGCTCGGGGTTGAAAACACCCTCCTTCTGTTCAAGGCGCACGCATGTGGGCTTTTGTTTCTTCTCCACCGCTATCGGCAACATCGGGTCATTCAGTTCGCCCTAGCAACGGTAGCGTTAGTGCACGTACTATTCTCGTTCTTGCCGTGGACCATCAAGCTCCTCTCGGCCGTGAGTTAG
- a CDS encoding acetyl-CoA acetyltransferase, which produces MRDQVAVIGVGCTQFGDLFHKGYEELICEAAFEAYADAQIDPKDIQAAYLGTYLPGPGGGKSATSLADALRLYNRPVTRVENYCATGTDAFRNACIAVASGTYDIALVVGAEKLKDRPGRGLPRFGHPLLAKGNSAPGLFALAANRYMHTFKVGRDVLAKVAVKNHYNGARNPRAHLRMEITEEKVLQAPMIAWPFGLFDCCPTTDGAAAAIVCRADLAKRFRDDFVLVKGFGLAVTSGRPYFDPTFDYLGFRSTQQAAQQAYRMAGVSPADIDFAEVHDCFTWTELSNMEDLGFCGKGEAPYWVREGRTALSGDLPINPSGGLKSFGHPIGASGVRMIFECVTQLRGQCGERQVKNAEIGLAHNVGGPGAVACVVILGLPS; this is translated from the coding sequence ATGCGCGATCAGGTGGCAGTGATTGGCGTAGGATGCACTCAATTTGGCGACCTCTTCCATAAGGGGTACGAGGAGTTGATCTGCGAGGCTGCCTTCGAGGCCTACGCGGATGCGCAGATCGATCCAAAAGATATCCAGGCTGCCTACCTTGGTACGTATCTTCCCGGCCCGGGCGGGGGGAAGTCGGCAACGTCACTCGCCGATGCGCTCCGACTGTACAACCGGCCGGTGACCCGCGTCGAGAACTACTGTGCGACGGGAACCGACGCGTTTCGCAATGCTTGCATTGCCGTGGCGTCGGGTACGTACGATATCGCTCTCGTGGTCGGTGCGGAGAAGCTCAAAGACCGCCCGGGGCGGGGCTTGCCGCGCTTCGGCCACCCCTTGCTTGCTAAGGGAAATTCTGCGCCCGGGTTATTTGCGTTGGCCGCTAACCGTTACATGCACACGTTCAAAGTTGGTCGAGATGTGCTGGCGAAAGTGGCAGTGAAAAACCATTACAACGGAGCTCGTAACCCGCGCGCCCATTTACGCATGGAGATCACGGAGGAAAAAGTCCTGCAAGCCCCAATGATCGCTTGGCCGTTTGGGTTGTTCGACTGCTGTCCCACCACCGACGGTGCCGCTGCAGCGATTGTCTGCCGCGCGGACCTGGCAAAACGCTTCCGAGATGACTTCGTGCTCGTAAAAGGATTCGGACTCGCTGTAACCTCCGGGCGACCTTACTTTGATCCGACGTTCGATTACCTCGGTTTCCGGTCAACCCAACAGGCGGCCCAGCAGGCTTATCGCATGGCGGGTGTGAGCCCAGCTGATATCGACTTCGCCGAGGTCCACGACTGCTTTACCTGGACCGAGCTATCCAACATGGAAGACCTCGGTTTTTGTGGAAAAGGGGAGGCACCGTACTGGGTGCGGGAGGGCCGTACCGCCTTGAGTGGTGACCTGCCAATTAACCCGAGCGGAGGACTGAAGTCCTTCGGTCATCCGATTGGGGCTAGCGGCGTCCGCATGATCTTCGAGTGCGTTACCCAACTCAGGGGGCAATGTGGAGAGCGCCAAGTGAAAAACGCCGAAATCGGCCTCGCCCACAACGTCGGCGGACCAGGCGCAGTCGCGTGCGTCGTTATCCTTGGGTTGCCAAGCTGA
- a CDS encoding OB-fold domain-containing protein: MVGIAKFSAYVPRLRLSRAEIARAWGKESPSAGEIAVANYDEDAFTLALEAALICLESCPHLPEGWFFASTSPPYFEKQLSAFGATVCDLPRETFCSDFGGSARAGLQALLAADAAVRSGRIQSCLVSAAEARLAEPESEWEGLLGDGAAAVLVARENVAAEIVGSASISEEFTYFWRTDASPFVSAYPGKFSQTYGYVRDVAEAIHRLLSAHNLQPSQVARLVLHAPEPRAAVDVARKLSFDPTRQLAPTASAAIGSVGAAESLLALGGVLDEAEPNQWIVVAAFGEGADAVLLRTTALVGDGRAGPSWKDWLAAKQPLRSYQKYLKYRGLMRREEVEETITNVLEFKELAQNVRLHGSRCRHCATVQYPLAQVCISCGRPGPMDELRLGLTGTVFTYTVDHLIANVEHPLPMAVVELDGGGRIYLQVTDFTEGEVDVGRRVRLTFRRIHEGGQNHNYFWKARPIR, translated from the coding sequence ATGGTCGGGATTGCGAAGTTTAGTGCCTATGTGCCTCGCCTGCGCCTCAGCCGCGCTGAAATTGCGCGTGCCTGGGGCAAGGAGTCTCCCTCCGCGGGCGAAATTGCCGTTGCAAACTATGATGAAGACGCGTTCACGCTTGCATTGGAGGCAGCGCTGATTTGCCTAGAGTCCTGCCCACACCTGCCGGAAGGCTGGTTTTTCGCTTCAACGAGCCCTCCTTATTTCGAGAAGCAGTTGTCCGCGTTTGGTGCCACAGTTTGCGACCTCCCCCGGGAAACCTTTTGTTCCGACTTCGGGGGTTCAGCCCGTGCGGGCTTGCAAGCCCTGTTAGCGGCGGATGCGGCCGTGAGGAGTGGGCGTATCCAGTCGTGCTTGGTCAGTGCGGCCGAAGCGAGGCTTGCAGAGCCCGAGTCGGAGTGGGAGGGGTTGCTGGGAGATGGAGCGGCTGCAGTCTTGGTCGCACGAGAGAATGTAGCGGCGGAGATCGTGGGCAGCGCAAGCATCAGCGAGGAGTTTACGTACTTCTGGCGAACGGACGCTTCGCCGTTCGTGTCTGCTTATCCTGGCAAGTTCTCGCAAACCTACGGCTATGTTCGCGATGTTGCAGAAGCGATCCATCGCCTCCTCAGCGCTCACAATTTGCAGCCGAGCCAGGTGGCAAGGCTTGTCCTGCACGCTCCGGAACCCCGCGCTGCGGTCGATGTGGCTCGGAAGCTGAGCTTTGACCCCACCCGTCAGCTTGCCCCCACGGCTAGCGCGGCAATTGGCTCCGTCGGTGCAGCGGAAAGTTTGTTGGCCTTGGGCGGAGTGTTGGATGAGGCAGAGCCCAACCAATGGATCGTGGTGGCCGCCTTTGGCGAGGGGGCAGACGCCGTTTTGCTGCGTACGACCGCCTTGGTTGGTGATGGCCGAGCAGGCCCTTCGTGGAAGGATTGGCTTGCCGCCAAGCAGCCGCTCCGGTCTTACCAGAAATACCTCAAGTACCGCGGCCTCATGCGGAGGGAGGAGGTCGAGGAAACAATTACGAACGTGCTGGAATTCAAGGAACTTGCGCAGAACGTGCGGTTGCACGGCAGTCGCTGCCGTCACTGCGCCACCGTGCAGTACCCACTGGCGCAGGTGTGCATTTCCTGTGGGCGGCCCGGCCCGATGGACGAGTTGCGCTTAGGCCTGACCGGGACGGTGTTCACGTACACGGTGGATCACCTCATCGCGAATGTCGAGCACCCTCTGCCGATGGCTGTGGTGGAGTTAGACGGAGGTGGGCGAATTTACCTCCAAGTGACTGACTTTACCGAGGGTGAGGTTGATGTGGGCCGACGTGTCAGGCTCACCTTTCGGCGCATTCACGAAGGTGGGCAGAATCACAATTATTTTTGGAAGGCCCGCCCTATCCGATAG
- a CDS encoding VCBS repeat-containing protein, which yields MKRSGIICRFIPIMILAWLVGPTSATARLSFRAAPPVDVSAGENPGPRAFAVGDLNEDQLSDIVVAQPDASQVSIFLNEGSGTFEPFDSADTADGPVAVVLGDFNRDRRVDIATANTLANSVSVLLQGSDLIFEADENYLDGFPVDPAPVDLVAADLDGDRILDLAVLSGATIHFLKGQGNGRFVDFSPASVSTGPGTQGNYALGVGYFNQDNVLDVAVSSRGGNRVAVLLGRGNGTFEAARVFSVGERPGGLVVGDFGGDANVDDIAVVTGVDVDAQVTLMISDGSGGFTTGNTDFVEVDSTGLAAGDLDGDGKLDLVVSNATGGIGINLLCRQPSDLCYDPGPPFPPPILPDENGFQKQTNGLPGNLATVAAVDINGDRKADVLALTQEGDGLRVFLNTSGSGAGVETPTPTVTSGTPSADTPTPTGTPLPVDTATPTASPTATPIPTAPFTVCNTNEAGQPRVSGAIAAVGIGDLDRNGSPDVVAADQEGGRILVLFTRTRPGAPTACDVLGVQSNVLEIGLPGPSAVRIADLDSDGRLDLAVAGADGIRVFYGDGAGNFQPAPGGPLEEGTSFGSLQVVDVNRDGALDLVAGRPSQGSNEVVVITRSVTDRRSYMAPCTVGVGRSPDFVLARDLDVDGRADLGISSQSTADFVVFQQQNVGSTTPGSQVCPPGTGGMRPLTPFTLPGAPLALWSDWFDPSDDVPDLAVATGGSEGAILIISGQRPSGGGVSYRVRQRLVVPPAGGQLASLPVAVASADFNRDGSVDLVIADQSSDSVVFFMARPDGAFAAPTLPVDLRGSQPLSLAVGDIDGDGIADVVVGLRGSVSVLVSSRPPATPTPRPTPTPTESATPTVTASPTETGTPTPSFTATATATPTRTRSSTPLPTATATKTFKPGTLNLSSGGCSVAPNVATGSNALPLATFLPASWFLRRRSRGLQKKRSYLGRTRLWAASGGLLIMALWPCRFATAELFLVCELPFAGNFVARAQGDLNRDGSTDLALADVSGNQVVIGLVARERFANGDCRNGMVRSGVNLPGAPRGIDIGDVDGNLLPDIAVATDVGVVVLVNQGRGEFVATGEPVAAGNDPQVIRIADIDADGRNDVVVGSGNDNRVTVLYRRETAFVGGSRLSADGPVTGLRVADANQDGRLDLFTVSRATGTVALYTQGGVDDQGYPSFDLANVRQATIAPSALEIEDLDGDGVLDVIVAGGGASGTLVVLFGTIPSGSLYRLGVPQATNFLRPLSQPSDLGFADWNRDGLLDVAVISADSALLALFLGTGQSLEETTNFCNMADTVSGRCSMGAGVRLIATGDYDGDGRPDVAGVGTGGLITMLLSSNPPPTPTMTATPTRTRTVTPTTTPTPTDTPTPTETPTETPTLTPTRTRVPTSTPGPTDTPTPRCFAGGVCVSGKGCAVVGGSRESGEPWLLLALLWLASLYMRKKFSRGKRDGRDCEV from the coding sequence ATGAAACGAAGCGGGATTATTTGCCGGTTCATCCCCATAATGATTTTGGCGTGGCTTGTTGGGCCGACTTCAGCGACTGCCAGGCTCTCGTTTCGTGCGGCACCTCCCGTTGATGTTTCGGCAGGGGAAAATCCGGGGCCGCGGGCGTTTGCCGTGGGCGACCTTAACGAAGACCAGTTGTCAGATATCGTGGTCGCCCAGCCTGATGCGAGTCAGGTCAGCATCTTCCTGAATGAAGGAAGCGGAACCTTTGAACCGTTTGACTCGGCCGATACTGCCGACGGACCCGTGGCTGTCGTGCTCGGGGACTTTAACCGTGACCGGAGGGTGGACATCGCGACCGCCAACACGTTGGCCAATTCGGTGAGTGTTTTACTGCAGGGTAGCGACCTGATTTTTGAGGCCGACGAAAATTACTTGGACGGGTTTCCCGTCGATCCAGCGCCTGTCGATCTTGTGGCGGCGGACCTCGACGGCGACAGAATCCTTGACCTCGCTGTGCTTAGTGGAGCGACAATTCATTTCCTGAAAGGGCAGGGCAATGGACGCTTCGTCGATTTCTCACCCGCTAGCGTTTCGACGGGGCCTGGGACTCAGGGGAACTACGCCTTAGGCGTTGGTTACTTTAATCAGGACAACGTGCTAGACGTTGCAGTCAGTAGCCGTGGGGGCAACCGCGTTGCTGTCCTGCTGGGCCGCGGGAACGGAACCTTTGAAGCAGCGCGAGTGTTTAGTGTGGGCGAACGGCCCGGAGGCCTCGTGGTGGGGGATTTCGGTGGCGACGCCAACGTCGATGACATCGCGGTTGTAACCGGAGTCGATGTCGATGCCCAGGTTACTTTGATGATCAGTGATGGCTCGGGTGGCTTCACCACCGGTAACACCGATTTTGTGGAAGTGGACTCCACGGGCCTCGCAGCAGGAGATTTAGATGGCGATGGCAAACTGGATCTGGTTGTGAGCAACGCCACTGGAGGAATCGGAATTAACCTGCTTTGTCGGCAGCCGAGCGACCTCTGCTACGACCCTGGTCCACCGTTTCCGCCACCAATTTTGCCGGACGAAAACGGCTTTCAAAAGCAGACGAATGGCTTGCCCGGAAACTTGGCAACGGTGGCGGCGGTCGACATCAACGGCGACCGTAAAGCCGACGTGCTTGCGCTCACTCAAGAGGGCGATGGTCTCAGGGTTTTCCTGAACACCAGTGGTTCCGGGGCAGGAGTAGAAACCCCAACTCCCACTGTGACTTCGGGGACCCCGAGTGCAGACACCCCGACTCCCACTGGCACCCCACTGCCCGTGGACACCGCTACTCCCACAGCAAGCCCGACGGCCACTCCGATTCCCACTGCGCCGTTCACTGTTTGTAACACGAACGAAGCCGGCCAGCCGCGCGTGAGTGGTGCCATCGCTGCCGTAGGAATCGGCGACTTGGATCGAAACGGGAGCCCCGACGTTGTCGCCGCGGATCAAGAGGGCGGCCGCATTTTGGTGCTGTTTACCCGCACGCGTCCCGGGGCCCCGACAGCATGCGATGTCTTGGGAGTCCAGTCGAACGTGCTGGAGATCGGTTTGCCTGGGCCGAGCGCTGTACGCATTGCCGACCTGGATAGCGACGGTCGGCTGGACTTGGCAGTAGCGGGAGCGGATGGCATTCGGGTCTTTTACGGCGACGGTGCGGGCAACTTTCAACCGGCCCCCGGCGGTCCATTGGAGGAAGGGACATCCTTTGGAAGTCTCCAGGTTGTCGATGTGAATCGCGATGGAGCATTGGACCTCGTGGCTGGACGCCCGAGCCAAGGTAGTAACGAAGTTGTTGTCATAACACGCTCGGTCACTGACCGGCGGAGCTACATGGCTCCTTGTACGGTGGGTGTCGGCCGGAGCCCGGATTTCGTTTTAGCGCGGGACTTGGACGTTGATGGCCGGGCAGACCTCGGTATTAGCAGCCAATCCACAGCGGACTTTGTTGTGTTTCAACAGCAAAACGTCGGGTCTACAACGCCTGGTTCCCAGGTGTGCCCTCCGGGCACCGGTGGGATGAGGCCGCTAACGCCTTTTACTTTGCCCGGAGCGCCATTGGCACTTTGGTCTGATTGGTTCGATCCCAGCGACGACGTGCCGGACTTGGCAGTGGCAACCGGTGGTTCCGAGGGCGCCATCTTGATCATCTCGGGGCAGAGGCCGAGCGGTGGAGGGGTCAGCTACCGGGTGCGGCAGCGCCTTGTGGTTCCGCCGGCCGGTGGGCAGCTCGCATCGCTGCCTGTGGCAGTGGCGTCGGCGGATTTCAATCGCGATGGTTCTGTCGACTTAGTCATTGCAGATCAAAGTAGCGATAGTGTCGTTTTCTTCATGGCCCGACCGGACGGTGCGTTTGCTGCGCCGACGCTGCCGGTCGATTTGAGAGGCAGTCAGCCCTTGTCGTTGGCGGTCGGGGACATCGACGGAGATGGCATTGCGGACGTGGTTGTCGGCTTGAGGGGCAGCGTCAGCGTTTTGGTAAGTAGTCGGCCGCCTGCAACCCCCACGCCTCGTCCGACGCCCACCCCGACAGAAAGTGCCACGCCCACAGTAACGGCTTCCCCGACCGAGACGGGAACGCCGACCCCCTCTTTTACAGCTACCGCGACCGCTACTCCGACACGGACCAGGTCGTCTACCCCGTTACCCACAGCCACGGCTACCAAAACATTTAAACCGGGGACTTTGAATCTCTCCTCCGGTGGGTGCTCGGTCGCCCCGAACGTTGCGACAGGCTCGAATGCGCTGCCACTTGCAACCTTCCTTCCGGCTAGCTGGTTTCTGCGAAGACGAAGCCGCGGACTTCAAAAAAAGCGATCGTACTTGGGTCGCACTCGGCTGTGGGCTGCGAGCGGCGGACTCTTGATCATGGCTCTTTGGCCTTGCCGCTTTGCCACGGCAGAACTCTTCTTGGTTTGCGAGCTGCCGTTTGCGGGTAACTTTGTCGCGAGGGCCCAGGGTGACCTAAATCGCGATGGCAGCACTGACCTAGCTCTTGCAGATGTCAGCGGTAACCAGGTCGTGATAGGGCTCGTAGCGCGAGAGCGCTTCGCCAATGGGGACTGCCGCAATGGAATGGTGCGCAGTGGCGTTAACCTACCGGGCGCCCCCCGCGGCATCGACATCGGCGATGTAGATGGGAACTTGCTCCCCGATATAGCGGTCGCCACAGACGTCGGGGTTGTCGTATTGGTGAATCAAGGGCGTGGGGAGTTCGTGGCTACGGGGGAGCCGGTCGCTGCCGGGAACGACCCGCAGGTTATTCGCATCGCCGACATTGATGCTGATGGTCGTAACGATGTTGTGGTTGGCAGCGGCAATGATAACCGCGTCACTGTGTTGTACCGTCGGGAAACCGCGTTCGTTGGCGGAAGTAGGCTGAGTGCCGATGGCCCTGTGACCGGCCTCCGAGTCGCAGACGCAAACCAAGACGGGCGGCTGGACCTCTTCACGGTCTCGCGTGCTACGGGAACCGTGGCACTCTACACGCAGGGTGGCGTCGATGACCAAGGGTACCCAAGCTTCGATCTGGCTAATGTCCGTCAGGCAACCATCGCGCCGTCCGCACTGGAAATCGAAGACCTGGATGGAGACGGTGTCCTGGATGTCATCGTGGCAGGAGGGGGTGCCTCCGGGACGCTGGTTGTCCTTTTCGGAACAATTCCATCTGGCAGTTTGTACAGGCTCGGCGTGCCTCAGGCGACTAACTTTCTCCGACCGTTGTCGCAGCCGAGCGACTTGGGGTTTGCTGACTGGAATCGCGATGGTTTGCTGGATGTTGCCGTAATCAGCGCGGACTCAGCGCTCCTGGCGTTGTTCTTGGGTACCGGGCAGTCCCTGGAGGAGACGACCAACTTCTGCAACATGGCTGACACTGTGAGCGGCCGCTGTTCGATGGGCGCTGGTGTACGGCTGATTGCTACTGGCGACTACGACGGAGACGGCCGCCCAGACGTCGCGGGGGTGGGTACGGGCGGCCTCATCACGATGCTACTGAGTAGTAATCCGCCTCCCACACCTACGATGACTGCAACACCAACGCGGACCAGGACAGTAACTCCCACCACAACCCCTACGCCGACTGACACGCCGACCCCGACGGAGACGCCAACCGAAACACCCACCTTGACGCCTACACGTACGCGAGTGCCCACTTCAACCCCTGGACCCACCGATACCCCGACCCCGCGCTGTTTTGCTGGGGGCGTGTGTGTCAGCGGCAAAGGGTGTGCCGTTGTTGGCGGTTCGCGGGAGAGTGGGGAGCCATGGCTTTTGCTTGCCCTCCTGTGGCTTGCGTCGCTGTACATGCGAAAGAAGTTTTCGAGGGGCAAAAGGGATGGTCGGGATTGCGAAGTTTAG